The following are encoded together in the Cyanobacterium aponinum PCC 10605 genome:
- a CDS encoding ABC transporter permease: protein MEIIELDFIDLLWAWGLILMAISLSIWQKLGFEGQFLLAAGRSLLQLMFLGYILEFIFVIDNPVAVVAIILIMITIAAIVARNRISKKIPRLLQTVWLGLFFSSSFVVAYSIVFIIQPERWYNPQYLIPLVGMILGNTLNGASLAGERLANMIKNNRLEIETHLCLGATGRNAIASYRLDAIKVGLIPIINSMMVVGMVSLPGMFTGQVLAGNSPLSAASYQILILFMIALANLITILIITEGVYRHFFNARQQFVID from the coding sequence ATGGAAATTATTGAGCTAGATTTTATTGATTTACTATGGGCTTGGGGACTTATTCTCATGGCTATTAGTCTATCTATTTGGCAAAAGCTAGGCTTTGAAGGTCAATTTTTATTAGCGGCGGGGCGATCGCTACTACAGTTGATGTTTTTAGGTTACATTCTGGAATTTATTTTTGTTATTGATAATCCTGTGGCGGTAGTTGCGATAATTTTAATCATGATTACCATTGCGGCAATAGTTGCCCGAAATCGTATTAGTAAAAAAATCCCCCGTTTACTGCAAACAGTATGGTTAGGCTTATTCTTTAGTAGCTCTTTTGTTGTTGCCTATAGCATTGTATTTATCATTCAACCAGAAAGATGGTATAACCCTCAATATTTAATTCCCCTAGTGGGTATGATTTTGGGAAATACCCTCAATGGTGCGTCTTTGGCAGGGGAAAGGTTAGCCAATATGATCAAAAATAACCGTTTAGAAATTGAAACTCATTTGTGTTTAGGTGCAACGGGCAGAAATGCGATCGCATCTTATCGTTTAGATGCCATAAAAGTGGGCTTAATCCCGATTATAAATTCGATGATGGTAGTGGGGATGGTAAGTCTTCCGGGGATGTTTACTGGGCAGGTTTTAGCAGGAAATAGCCCTTTATCGGCGGCATCCTATCAGATTTTGATTTTATTTATGATTGCCCTTGCTAATTTAATTACTATTTTAATCATCACTGAGGGAGTATATCGACATTTTTTTAATGCCCGTCAGCAATTCGTTATCGATTAG
- the menD gene encoding 2-succinyl-5-enolpyruvyl-6-hydroxy-3-cyclohexene-1-carboxylic-acid synthase, whose product MSLDFRNKNILWSSLIVETFTKLGLEYAIISPGSRSTPLTVAFAENKLITSIPILDERSASFFALGLAKRTNKPVVLICTSGTAGANFYSAIIEAKYSHIPLIILTADRPFQLRNCHAGQTINQVNLYGSYPNWQTELSLPSAELEDLFYLRQNIIYGWEKAQFPSKGVVHFNIPFTEPLVPIEQLNFNQEKQDFIQKQLFSNFHLSISSFTCVNQDFINYLKHWQTLTKGIIIAGVDSPSQPELYCDAIAFLAHILGFPVLAEALSPVRNYSHCNSHLITTYDTILRDEQYREKLIPEIAILIGEYPTSKELRKWLNKHKITTYIITEFDDNFDALHSNSQHLRVSYEYLFSLLKTYSNNQPYDLKYLHRWLEIDNKISLKLNQEIGNNNKLFEGKIAWLLSQYLPEKTTIFIANSMSVRYAEFFWQKNNKKYDIYFSRGANGIDGTLSTALGVAYKQKITILLTGDLALLHDTNGFLINNHFQGCLIIILINNNGGGIFEMLPISNYENVFENYFATPQNINFQQLAKTYNIQYQLIQNWQNLEKNLSNLPSQNIHIWEIQTNRKEDMSYLKQLNSIIN is encoded by the coding sequence ATGTCTTTAGATTTTCGGAATAAAAATATCCTTTGGAGTAGCTTAATTGTTGAAACTTTTACTAAATTAGGGCTAGAATATGCAATCATTTCTCCCGGCTCAAGATCAACTCCTCTAACAGTTGCTTTTGCTGAAAATAAATTAATTACAAGTATTCCTATTTTAGATGAAAGATCAGCTTCTTTTTTTGCTTTAGGTTTAGCTAAACGAACAAATAAACCAGTGGTTTTAATTTGCACCTCTGGCACAGCAGGGGCGAACTTTTATTCAGCAATTATTGAAGCTAAGTATAGTCATATACCCTTAATTATTCTCACGGCTGATCGACCTTTTCAACTAAGAAATTGTCATGCAGGACAAACTATTAATCAAGTTAATTTATATGGTAGTTATCCTAATTGGCAAACAGAATTATCTTTACCTTCTGCAGAATTAGAAGACTTATTTTATTTGAGACAAAATATTATCTATGGATGGGAAAAAGCACAATTTCCTAGTAAGGGAGTAGTTCATTTTAATATACCATTTACCGAGCCATTAGTTCCCATTGAGCAATTAAATTTTAATCAAGAAAAACAAGATTTCATACAAAAACAATTATTTTCTAATTTTCATCTATCTATCTCTTCATTTACTTGTGTTAATCAGGACTTTATTAACTATTTAAAACATTGGCAAACTTTGACCAAAGGTATCATCATTGCAGGAGTTGATTCTCCTTCCCAACCTGAATTATACTGTGATGCGATCGCATTTTTAGCCCATATATTAGGATTTCCTGTATTAGCAGAGGCTTTATCTCCCGTGAGAAATTATAGTCATTGTAATAGTCATTTAATAACTACTTATGACACGATTTTAAGAGACGAACAATATAGAGAAAAACTTATTCCTGAAATAGCTATTTTAATAGGAGAATATCCCACCAGTAAAGAGTTAAGAAAATGGTTAAATAAACATAAAATTACTACTTATATTATTACAGAATTTGATGATAACTTTGATGCTTTACATAGCAACTCTCAACATTTAAGAGTGAGCTATGAATACTTATTTAGTCTTTTAAAAACTTATTCAAATAATCAACCCTATGATTTAAAATATCTACATCGGTGGCTAGAAATAGACAATAAAATATCTCTTAAACTCAATCAAGAAATAGGAAATAACAATAAATTATTTGAGGGGAAAATTGCTTGGTTACTATCTCAATATTTACCTGAAAAAACTACAATCTTTATCGCCAATAGTATGTCTGTTAGATATGCTGAATTTTTCTGGCAAAAAAATAATAAAAAATATGACATTTATTTTAGTAGAGGTGCTAATGGTATTGATGGCACTTTATCCACTGCTTTAGGTGTAGCTTATAAACAAAAAATAACCATTCTTTTGACGGGAGATTTAGCCCTTTTACATGATACCAATGGTTTTTTAATCAATAATCATTTTCAAGGTTGTTTAATTATTATTTTAATTAATAACAATGGTGGTGGAATTTTTGAAATGCTACCCATTAGTAACTATGAAAATGTCTTTGAAAATTACTTTGCTACTCCCCAAAATATAAATTTTCAACAACTAGCCAAAACTTATAATATTCAATATCAATTAATTCAAAATTGGCAAAATTTAGAGAAAAATTTAAGTAATTTACCTTCCCAAAATATTCATATATGGGAAATACAAACTAATCGAAAAGAGGATATGAGTTATTTAAAACAACTAAACTCAATTATAAACTAG
- a CDS encoding peptide ligase PGM1-related protein translates to MVITSSEKERFKELQDKLRNCWQDRDILDEDDTDILVIPSFSIDQRVGRKVAGFLHYEERLLFSLIRLRNPHTRLIYITAQPLSPIIVDYYLQLLPGIPFSHARERLLLLTTYDSSLKPLTQKILERPRLVTKIKNSLRPNKSYMVCFNSTPLEEELSIKLDIPLLASSPELSYWGSKSGSREIFSQCNLLHPEGSQLVFTVDDLIRETAQLLIKKSHLKKVVIKLNEGFSGEGNAVLDISGISPLFSLDISLVKAENLIAQIIHEAKVQGEEETWQSYCDRIPELGVIVEEFIEGEEKFSPSVQGYITPNGKVEILSTHDQILGGDEQQIYLGCSFPAHSGYRLRLQELGIKVGEALAKKGAMERFGVDFLAVKENNKWQLYAIEINLRKGGTTHPFMTLKFLTNGTYNYQDGLFYSPEEKVKYYLASDNLQKPNYHGLLPNDLMDIVTKHRLHFDSSTKTGTIFHLMGALSEFGKLGLTSIGNTREEAVNIYKNIETVLDSETLI, encoded by the coding sequence ATGGTAATTACTTCATCAGAAAAAGAAAGATTTAAAGAATTGCAAGATAAACTACGTAATTGTTGGCAAGATAGAGATATTTTAGATGAAGATGATACAGATATATTAGTAATTCCCTCTTTTAGTATTGATCAAAGAGTTGGTAGAAAAGTAGCGGGGTTTTTACATTATGAAGAAAGACTTTTATTTTCTCTGATTCGTTTAAGAAATCCCCATACTCGCCTCATTTACATTACAGCCCAACCCTTATCTCCCATTATTGTTGACTATTATTTACAACTTCTCCCGGGTATTCCTTTTTCCCATGCTAGAGAAAGACTATTATTATTAACAACCTATGACAGTTCTCTTAAACCACTAACACAAAAAATACTAGAAAGACCACGTTTAGTAACAAAAATTAAAAATTCTTTACGTCCTAACAAGAGTTATATGGTTTGTTTTAACTCTACTCCTTTGGAGGAAGAATTATCCATCAAATTAGATATTCCTTTACTAGCTTCTAGCCCAGAATTAAGCTATTGGGGTTCAAAAAGTGGCAGTAGAGAAATCTTTAGTCAATGTAATTTACTTCATCCAGAAGGAAGTCAGCTAGTGTTTACTGTTGATGATTTAATTAGAGAAACAGCACAATTATTGATCAAAAAATCCCATTTAAAAAAAGTAGTAATTAAACTTAATGAGGGTTTTTCTGGAGAGGGTAATGCTGTTTTAGATATTAGTGGTATATCCCCTCTTTTTTCTCTCGATATATCTTTAGTAAAAGCAGAAAACTTAATCGCTCAAATTATTCATGAGGCTAAGGTGCAAGGCGAAGAAGAAACATGGCAGTCATACTGCGATCGCATCCCTGAATTAGGAGTAATTGTAGAGGAATTTATTGAAGGAGAAGAAAAATTTTCTCCTAGCGTACAGGGCTATATTACACCCAATGGAAAAGTAGAAATATTATCCACCCATGACCAAATTTTAGGGGGAGATGAGCAACAAATTTATCTAGGATGTTCTTTTCCAGCTCATAGTGGCTATCGCTTGCGACTGCAAGAATTAGGTATAAAAGTAGGAGAAGCATTGGCAAAAAAAGGAGCAATGGAAAGATTTGGAGTTGATTTTTTAGCAGTTAAAGAAAATAATAAATGGCAACTATATGCCATAGAAATAAACTTAAGAAAAGGTGGCACAACTCACCCTTTTATGACCTTAAAATTCTTAACAAATGGAACTTATAATTATCAAGATGGATTGTTTTATAGTCCCGAAGAAAAAGTAAAATATTACCTAGCATCAGACAATTTACAAAAACCGAATTATCATGGTTTATTACCTAATGATTTAATGGACATCGTCACAAAACATCGACTACACTTTGACAGTAGCACTAAAACAGGTACTATTTTTCATCTTATGGGTGCATTATCAGAATTTGGCAAATTAGGCTTAACAAGCATCGGCAATACCCGTGAAGAAGCTGTTAACATCTATAAAAATATTGAAACGGTTTTAGATAGTGAAACTCTTATCTAA
- a CDS encoding DUF2808 domain-containing protein, with amino-acid sequence MKFLKIITLLIISANTVIIPFSAHSQNDSQATFFTGKPPVFVGVKTPNSTVNLPDAHYYFTFTLPSNSIEAIAQITIQQQESPEMIALNIDNTSAFIGDQNNQGQTLTIQPSELSEGTGVNILFNPPVPPGTTFTVRLEAVRNPSQDTTYMYDVTVFPAGNNPTAFPLGVGRLSFYELF; translated from the coding sequence ATGAAATTTTTAAAAATAATTACCCTTTTAATTATCAGTGCAAATACTGTCATTATTCCCTTTTCAGCTCATAGTCAAAATGATAGTCAAGCAACTTTTTTCACAGGTAAACCTCCCGTTTTTGTTGGAGTAAAAACCCCTAACTCCACCGTTAACTTACCTGATGCACACTATTACTTTACCTTTACTCTCCCCAGTAATTCTATAGAAGCGATCGCACAAATAACAATTCAACAACAAGAAAGCCCCGAAATGATAGCTCTCAATATTGACAACACTTCCGCATTCATTGGGGATCAAAACAATCAAGGTCAGACATTAACCATTCAACCCTCAGAATTATCAGAAGGAACAGGAGTAAATATTCTCTTTAATCCCCCCGTGCCTCCCGGTACAACTTTTACTGTTCGTTTAGAAGCGGTGCGAAATCCTAGTCAAGACACTACTTATATGTATGATGTTACTGTTTTTCCTGCAGGAAATAATCCCACTGCTTTTCCTCTAGGAGTTGGAAGATTGAGTTTTTATGAATTATTTTAA
- a CDS encoding dual specificity protein phosphatase family protein, giving the protein MEIIICGVSEVNDYIDEADGVISIMNPAWRIYAPLSITEKKEENRHSVLELEFDDIWSEEDELGLEIVTKDIIYQVLNFADNFQESYKGEGKLLIHCHEGISRSSGMALTILTYLTKNIQEAINIVNEIRPQAMPNIEIIRLTDEILNLNGELLDKVFQEYYG; this is encoded by the coding sequence ATGGAAATTATCATTTGTGGAGTGAGTGAAGTCAATGATTATATTGATGAAGCCGATGGAGTTATTTCAATTATGAATCCTGCATGGCGTATTTATGCTCCATTATCTATTACAGAGAAAAAAGAGGAAAATCGTCATAGTGTTTTAGAGTTAGAATTTGATGATATTTGGTCTGAAGAAGATGAGTTAGGATTGGAAATTGTGACAAAGGATATAATTTATCAAGTACTAAATTTTGCTGATAATTTTCAAGAAAGTTATAAAGGTGAAGGTAAACTTTTAATTCATTGTCATGAGGGAATAAGTCGCTCTTCTGGTATGGCTTTAACTATTCTCACTTATCTTACCAAAAACATTCAAGAAGCGATAAACATTGTCAATGAAATACGCCCCCAAGCGATGCCCAATATTGAAATTATCCGTCTCACTGATGAAATATTAAACTTAAATGGTGAATTATTAGATAAGGTTTTTCAAGAATATTATGGGTGA
- a CDS encoding type II toxin-antitoxin system HicB family antitoxin, producing the protein MNKFDYTITIQWSDEDNCFVVFFPEFSQNVMQPFTHGETYEEALKNGQEVLELIIEEYQEDGKILPQPKTFVFA; encoded by the coding sequence ATGAATAAATTTGATTATACGATTACTATTCAATGGAGTGATGAAGATAATTGTTTTGTGGTTTTTTTCCCTGAATTTAGTCAGAATGTTATGCAACCTTTTACTCACGGTGAAACCTATGAAGAAGCCTTAAAAAATGGGCAAGAAGTTTTAGAGTTAATTATAGAAGAATATCAAGAAGATGGTAAAATTTTACCTCAACCTAAAACCTTTGTTTTTGCTTAA
- the brnA gene encoding type II toxin-antitoxin system BrnA family antitoxin, with product MKAEELDLLFEEGKEDILEYFDLSTAKRPALEKTKIDLDLPQWMIIALDKEAKRLGIESQSLIKVWIAQHLDSAKI from the coding sequence ATGAAAGCTGAAGAATTAGATTTATTATTTGAAGAAGGAAAAGAAGATATTTTAGAATATTTTGATTTATCAACGGCAAAGCGCCCTGCTTTGGAAAAGACAAAAATTGATTTGGATTTACCCCAATGGATGATAATTGCCTTAGATAAAGAAGCAAAAAGATTAGGTATTGAGTCTCAATCTTTAATTAAAGTTTGGATTGCTCAACATTTAGATTCCGCTAAAATATAG
- a CDS encoding BrnT family toxin: MEFEYDENKSNINKEKHGIDFEEAQLLWLDNNRIEIKANSTNEFRMIIIGKIKEKYWSAIITYRQTKIRIISVRRSRKQEVNFYES; the protein is encoded by the coding sequence ATGGAATTTGAGTATGATGAAAATAAAAGTAATATCAATAAAGAAAAACACGGCATTGATTTTGAAGAAGCCCAGTTATTATGGTTAGACAATAATCGGATTGAGATAAAAGCAAATTCAACCAATGAATTTCGGATGATAATAATTGGTAAAATTAAGGAAAAATATTGGTCTGCAATAATAACATATCGCCAAACTAAAATTAGAATTATATCTGTTAGACGTTCGAGAAAACAAGAGGTAAATTTTTATGAAAGCTGA
- the alaS gene encoding alanine--tRNA ligase translates to MTNIPPSLTGNEIREKFLNFFAEKQHKILPSASLIPEDPTVLLTIAGMLPFKPIFLGQKTPEYPRATTSQKCIRTNDIENVGRTARHHTFFEMLGNFSFGDYFKSEAIAWGWELSTQVFKLPPERIVVSVFREDDEAFAIWRDEVGIPEKRIIRMGEEDNFWKSGATGPCGPCSELYYDFKPELGDDNIDLEDDSRFIEFYNLVFMQYNRDAEGNLTPLQNKNIDTGMGLERMAQILQQVPNNYETDLIFPIIETAAKLADIDYGTAENKTKVSLKVIGDHVRSVVQMIADGISASNTGRGYVLRRLIRRVVRHGRLIGIDGNFINEVAEKAIQLLEGVYSNTREREKVIKTELQREESAFLATLERGEKLLNEVIIKLKKDQKTVISGEDAFTLYDTDGFPLELTQEIAEEEGLTVDIEGFEAEMEAQRGRSQSAHETIDLTVQGSIDKLAEHIHPTEFLGYHEYQLISQIEALLVEGKSVEKAESGSKVQLILNKTPFYAESGGQIGDKGYLAGDDVLVSIEDVQKESGFFVHYGTVERGTINIGQKLRATVDKACRNRVRTNHTATHLLQSALKKVVDENISQAGSLVSFDKLRFDFNCPQALTKSQLQQVEDLINTWIAEAHTAYISVMPLEEAKSKGAIAMFGEKYGSEVRVIDIPSVSMELCGGTHVNNTAEIGLFKIISETGVASGIRRIEAVAGASVLEYLKVRDNVVKELGDKLKAKPEEITERFANIQDELKATQKEVENLKQELALLKSENLVNQAQNIGEFNILVAKLDNLDAKSLQSAAKKLQEKLGNSAVILASIPEENKVSVVGVFSDKIYQEKGLNANEYIREIALACDGKGGGKPNFAQGGGKDTSKLEEALTIAKNKLIETLS, encoded by the coding sequence ATGACTAATATTCCTCCTTCTTTAACAGGAAACGAAATCAGAGAGAAATTTTTAAACTTTTTTGCCGAAAAACAACACAAAATCCTTCCTAGTGCTTCATTAATACCTGAAGATCCCACCGTTTTACTTACTATAGCAGGAATGCTTCCTTTTAAGCCTATTTTCTTAGGGCAAAAAACCCCTGAATATCCCCGTGCTACTACTTCGCAAAAGTGTATCCGCACTAATGATATTGAAAATGTGGGACGCACTGCCAGACATCATACTTTTTTCGAGATGTTGGGGAATTTTAGCTTTGGTGATTATTTTAAGTCAGAAGCGATCGCATGGGGATGGGAGTTGTCAACCCAAGTGTTTAAGTTACCTCCAGAAAGAATTGTCGTTAGTGTATTTAGAGAAGATGACGAGGCTTTTGCTATCTGGCGAGATGAGGTAGGAATACCAGAAAAACGGATTATTCGTATGGGAGAGGAAGATAATTTTTGGAAATCTGGAGCTACTGGTCCTTGTGGACCTTGTTCTGAGTTATACTACGATTTTAAGCCCGAATTGGGGGATGATAACATCGATTTAGAAGATGACTCCCGCTTCATCGAGTTTTATAACTTGGTGTTTATGCAGTATAACCGAGATGCAGAAGGTAATTTAACACCTTTGCAAAATAAAAATATTGATACGGGCATGGGGTTAGAAAGAATGGCACAAATTCTGCAACAAGTGCCGAATAATTACGAAACTGATTTGATTTTCCCCATTATTGAAACTGCGGCTAAGTTAGCAGATATTGACTATGGCACGGCGGAGAATAAAACAAAAGTATCTTTAAAAGTTATTGGGGATCATGTTCGTTCTGTAGTTCAAATGATTGCTGATGGTATTTCTGCTTCTAATACGGGGAGAGGTTATGTTTTACGTCGTCTCATACGTCGTGTAGTGCGTCATGGTCGTTTAATTGGTATTGATGGTAATTTTATCAATGAAGTGGCAGAAAAGGCGATACAACTCTTAGAAGGGGTTTATAGCAATACTAGGGAAAGGGAAAAGGTAATTAAAACCGAGTTACAACGGGAAGAATCTGCTTTCTTGGCAACCCTTGAAAGGGGTGAAAAACTCTTAAATGAAGTGATTATTAAACTAAAAAAAGACCAAAAAACCGTTATTTCAGGAGAGGATGCTTTTACCCTTTATGATACTGATGGTTTTCCCCTCGAATTGACCCAAGAAATTGCAGAAGAAGAGGGTTTAACCGTTGATATTGAAGGTTTTGAGGCGGAAATGGAAGCTCAAAGGGGGCGATCGCAGTCTGCCCATGAAACCATTGATTTAACGGTACAGGGTAGCATCGATAAGTTAGCGGAGCATATCCACCCTACGGAATTTTTAGGCTACCACGAATATCAATTAATTAGTCAGATTGAGGCGCTATTAGTTGAGGGCAAATCGGTAGAAAAAGCAGAATCAGGAAGTAAAGTTCAGTTAATCTTGAATAAAACTCCTTTTTATGCTGAATCAGGTGGTCAAATTGGCGATAAGGGCTATTTAGCAGGAGACGATGTGTTAGTTTCTATCGAGGATGTGCAGAAAGAGTCGGGCTTTTTTGTTCACTATGGCACAGTGGAAAGAGGTACAATCAACATTGGGCAAAAACTACGTGCTACCGTTGATAAAGCCTGTCGTAACCGTGTCAGAACCAATCATACCGCTACTCATTTATTACAATCTGCCTTGAAAAAAGTTGTTGATGAAAACATCTCTCAGGCTGGTTCTTTAGTATCCTTTGATAAGTTACGTTTTGATTTTAATTGCCCTCAAGCTCTCACTAAATCTCAATTACAACAGGTTGAAGATTTAATTAACACTTGGATTGCTGAAGCCCATACTGCTTATATCTCCGTAATGCCCTTAGAAGAAGCTAAATCCAAAGGTGCGATCGCAATGTTTGGAGAAAAATATGGCTCAGAAGTGCGTGTTATCGATATTCCTAGCGTTTCGATGGAATTGTGCGGAGGCACTCATGTTAATAATACAGCAGAAATTGGTCTATTTAAAATTATTTCCGAAACGGGGGTTGCTTCAGGTATCAGACGAATTGAAGCGGTAGCAGGTGCGTCAGTTTTAGAGTATCTCAAAGTAAGAGATAATGTGGTGAAAGAATTAGGGGATAAATTAAAAGCTAAACCCGAAGAAATTACCGAACGTTTTGCCAATATACAAGATGAATTAAAGGCAACTCAAAAAGAAGTAGAAAATCTTAAACAAGAGTTAGCTTTATTGAAGTCTGAAAATCTAGTTAATCAAGCCCAAAATATCGGAGAATTTAACATTTTAGTGGCTAAATTAGATAATTTGGATGCAAAATCATTACAATCTGCGGCGAAAAAATTGCAAGAAAAATTAGGTAATTCAGCAGTCATTTTAGCTTCTATTCCTGAAGAAAATAAAGTTAGCGTTGTAGGGGTGTTCAGCGATAAAATTTATCAAGAAAAAGGATTAAACGCCAATGAATATATCCGTGAAATCGCCCTTGCTTGTGATGGAAAAGGCGGAGGAAAACCTAACTTTGCTCAAGGTGGGGGTAAAGATACCAGTAAATTAGAAGAGGCTTTAACTATTGCTAAAAACAAATTAATTGAGACTTTATCTTAA
- a CDS encoding DNA-binding protein, with product MVRKIQFTLRLTEDEKTRLAYYAKSKNVSMSEIIQDYCKRLPKPTDTKD from the coding sequence ATGGTCAGAAAAATCCAATTTACCTTAAGGTTAACCGAAGACGAAAAAACAAGACTTGCTTACTACGCTAAGTCTAAAAATGTAAGTATGTCGGAGATTATCCAAGATTACTGTAAACGATTACCAAAACCCACTGATACTAAGGACTAA
- the tnpA gene encoding IS200/IS605 family transposase codes for MQLGDCVLKPRKSSHSVFSVHLHLVFVTHYRRKVLTKEMIVRLGEMLEQVAKKLDCFILEFNGEPDHVHILLDLHPKNAISTVVACLKSSTARMLKKEFPQEVKKYYWGKVSFWSGSYYVASTGGATIEKLKEYIKNQEGGK; via the coding sequence ATGCAGTTGGGGGATTGTGTATTGAAACCCAGAAAAAGCTCTCATAGTGTTTTTAGCGTTCACTTACATCTAGTTTTTGTCACTCATTATCGGAGAAAAGTATTAACAAAAGAAATGATTGTAAGACTAGGAGAAATGTTAGAACAAGTAGCAAAAAAGTTAGATTGCTTTATCTTAGAATTTAACGGTGAACCAGACCATGTACATATTTTGCTAGACTTGCATCCTAAAAATGCTATCTCCACAGTCGTCGCTTGTCTAAAAAGCTCAACGGCTAGAATGCTAAAAAAGGAATTTCCTCAAGAAGTAAAAAAATACTATTGGGGGAAAGTGTCTTTCTGGTCTGGTTCTTATTACGTAGCTAGTACGGGTGGTGCGACTATCGAAAAGCTCAAAGAATATATAAAAAATCAGGAAGGGGGAAAATAA
- a CDS encoding RNA-guided endonuclease InsQ/TnpB family protein: MAIKRVTFRLYPNKAQNEKMHYWRRLHKDLYNACITHRREQYKRYGRSVTYFEQQNSLPEFKEVWIEYKKLGSHALQATVKRVDFAFQRFFKLKSGYPKYKSARHYRGWTYPCKAGWKALSNGKHGRLKISNLGEIKMRGQARDWGEPKTCTILYKQGKWYASITVECIPTRYQTDKGVIGLDFGVNDAIADSSGNFIENPRFLKESQQKINKVAKKARKKRNPRKGIKASCRWKKSAKAVGKIQSKVARQRHNWHHQVSVEIVSRNSFIGTEQLNIKGMTKKAKKGSKRKKQKTGLNRSILDVGIGELKSMIAYKVTEAGGMYIEIPTRKVKPSQTCPKCGHQKKKSLSERVHKCENCGFTTNRDTAAAMVIENYIRGMERASLDAESSSSTECGNMRQIGAKKRQKRISQRSGNA; this comes from the coding sequence ATGGCTATAAAAAGAGTTACATTTAGACTATATCCGAATAAAGCTCAAAACGAGAAAATGCACTATTGGCGGAGATTGCACAAGGATCTCTATAATGCGTGTATCACTCATCGCAGGGAGCAATATAAGCGATATGGTAGAAGTGTGACTTATTTTGAGCAACAAAATTCTTTACCTGAGTTTAAAGAAGTATGGATAGAATACAAGAAGCTAGGTTCTCATGCTCTCCAAGCAACGGTAAAGCGTGTTGACTTTGCCTTTCAGCGATTTTTTAAACTAAAGTCGGGTTATCCAAAGTACAAGTCTGCTAGACATTACAGAGGATGGACATATCCTTGTAAAGCAGGATGGAAGGCTCTAAGTAACGGAAAGCACGGTAGGCTTAAAATCTCAAATTTAGGAGAAATTAAGATGCGTGGACAAGCTAGAGATTGGGGTGAACCTAAAACCTGTACGATTCTGTACAAACAAGGAAAATGGTACGCATCAATCACGGTAGAGTGTATCCCTACTCGCTATCAAACGGATAAGGGAGTAATAGGGCTTGATTTTGGGGTAAATGATGCTATAGCAGATTCATCGGGGAATTTTATCGAAAATCCTCGATTTTTAAAAGAATCTCAACAAAAAATCAATAAAGTTGCAAAGAAAGCTAGGAAAAAAAGAAATCCCCGTAAAGGGATAAAAGCCTCTTGTAGATGGAAAAAGTCTGCTAAAGCCGTAGGTAAAATTCAAAGTAAAGTTGCTCGTCAACGGCACAATTGGCATCATCAAGTATCGGTAGAAATCGTTAGCCGTAATAGCTTCATCGGTACAGAGCAACTTAACATCAAGGGAATGACCAAAAAAGCTAAAAAAGGTAGTAAACGTAAAAAGCAAAAAACAGGACTTAATCGCTCTATCTTAGATGTAGGGATAGGAGAACTCAAGTCCATGATTGCTTATAAGGTAACAGAAGCAGGAGGAATGTACATAGAAATTCCTACTCGCAAAGTAAAACCCTCTCAGACTTGTCCTAAATGTGGACATCAAAAGAAAAAATCTTTATCTGAGAGGGTGCATAAGTGCGAAAACTGTGGATTTACTACTAATCGTGATACTGCTGCCGCTATGGTCATCGAAAATTACATCAGGGGTATGGAACGTGCCTCTTTAGACGCAGAGTCGTCAAGCTCTACCGAGTGTGGAAACATGAGGCAAATTGGGGCGAAGAAGCGTCAGAAACGCATTTCTCAGCGTAGCGGAAATGCGTAG